The Panicum hallii strain FIL2 chromosome 9, PHallii_v3.1, whole genome shotgun sequence genome has a window encoding:
- the LOC112872753 gene encoding scarecrow-like protein 9 — protein sequence MSSRTTINSQTDQGRISAQRNKKGKKQQRKEMVDLRTLLIHCAQAVSVNNHTLASDILSIIRQYASTSGDDSQRLAFCVADCLEVRLAGTGSQLYRKLMAKRRNAVGILKVFHLCIAICPFLRAPHYFSNKTVIDVSKGKPRVHIIDFGICFGFQWPSLFEQLAKREGGPPKVRITGIEQPQPGFRPNESSTNAGQRLADYASMFNIPFEYQGISSKWETIKIDDFKIDKDDVLIVNCIYRLKNLGDETVSTNSARNRVLNTIRMLKPKVFIHGIVNGSYSTPFFLTRFKEVMYHYSALFDIIDKTLPWDDEARMILERDIYLSEVLNVIACEGSERIERPESYKKWKLRNKKAGFEQLPLNPDTVKGTRAMVKQYHKDFVINEDDQWLLLRWKGRILYGIATWKPSESNNGD from the coding sequence ATGTCAAGTCGAACAACCATAAATTCACAGACTGATCAGGGAAGAATATCAGCACAGCGAAATAAAAAAGGTAAGAAGCAACAGAGGAAAGAGATGGTGGATCTCAGAACCCTCCTTATCCATTGTGCACAAGCAGTATCTGTAAATAATCATACCTTAGCGAGTGACATTCTGAGTATCATTAGGCAATATGCTTCAACGAGTGGGGATGATTCTCAGAGGCTAGCATTTTGCGTAGCGGACTGCCTTGAGGTACGATTAGCTGGAACTGGGAGCCAACTGTATCGCAAATTGATGGCTAAAAGAAGGAATGCAGTGGGCATTTTAAAGGTATTCCATTTATGTATAGCAATATGCCCTTTCTTGAGGGCACCGCATTATTTCTCAAATAAGACCGTCATTGATGTCTCAAAGGGAAAACCTCGGGTGCACATTATCGATTTTGGCATTTGCTTTGGTTTTCAATGGCCATCACTATTTGAGCAACTCGCAAAGAGGGAAGGTGGACCTCCTAAGGTTAGAATTACAGGCATTGAGCAACCCCAACCAGGTTTTCGACCAAACGAATCGAGTACGAATGCAGGACAGCGATTGGCTGATTATGCTAGCATGTTCAATATACCTTTTGAATATCAGGGAATATCATCAAAATGGGAAACCATAAAGATAGACGATTTCAAGATTGACAAAGATGATGTGCTCATAGTCAACTGTATATACCGCCTGAAGAATCTTGGTGATGAGACAGTATCCACAAACAGTGCCAGGAATAGGGTTCTCAATACCATAAGAATGCTGAAGCCAAAAGTTTTCATCCATGGAATTGTGAATGGATCATACAGTACCCCCTTCTTTCTAACACGTTTTAAAGAGGTCATGTACCACTACAGTGCACTGTTTGATATTATTGATAAAACTCTTCCATGGGATGATGAGGCAAGAATGATCCTAGAGAGGGATATCTATCTGTCTGAAGTCCTAAATGTCATTGCATGTGAAGGTTCAGAAAGGATCGAGAGACCAGAGAGTTACAAGAAGTGGAAGCTACGAAACAAGAAGGCAGGCTTTGAGCAGTTACCACTGAATCCGGACACCGTGAAAGGAACAAGAGCTATGGTGAAACAATATCATAAAGATTTCGTCATCAACGAAGATGATCAATGGCTGCTGCTGAGATGGAAGGGAAGGATACTCTATGGAATAGCCACATGGAAACCTAGTGAGTCAAACAATGGCGACTGA